A DNA window from Christiangramia salexigens contains the following coding sequences:
- a CDS encoding LytR/AlgR family response regulator transcription factor codes for MKVIIIEDEKPAARRLQRMLSNLGIETQVMLHSVAEAVDWFNRNEHPDLMFLDIQLSDGLSFEIFENLDTESAIIFTTAYDEYALKAFKLNSIDYLLKPIDEEELDAAIKKFKRSHEAANSIVNLKELKSLLTPDTTNKTYKSRFTAQVGQHLKLIDSGEIACFYSENKATYIHNFSGRSYPLEASLEQLEEELDPEKFYRISRKCIINISAIKDIVSYTNSRLEIKLEHFSEFQLIVSRERVKDFKAWLSK; via the coding sequence ATAAAAGTTATAATTATTGAAGATGAAAAGCCTGCGGCACGACGGCTGCAAAGAATGCTTTCAAATTTAGGGATAGAGACTCAGGTCATGCTGCACTCGGTAGCAGAAGCCGTAGATTGGTTTAACCGAAATGAGCATCCCGATCTTATGTTTCTGGATATACAATTAAGTGATGGTTTGTCTTTTGAGATCTTTGAAAATTTAGATACTGAAAGTGCTATAATCTTTACTACGGCCTATGATGAATATGCTTTAAAAGCATTTAAACTTAACAGTATAGATTATTTACTAAAACCAATAGATGAAGAAGAACTGGACGCTGCCATAAAGAAATTTAAAAGATCTCATGAGGCGGCAAATTCAATTGTGAATTTAAAAGAGCTAAAATCTTTACTTACACCAGATACCACAAATAAAACCTACAAATCACGTTTTACGGCACAGGTAGGGCAGCATCTTAAGTTAATAGATAGCGGAGAAATAGCCTGCTTCTATTCTGAAAATAAGGCAACCTATATCCATAACTTTTCCGGCAGGAGTTATCCTTTAGAAGCCTCGCTGGAGCAGCTGGAAGAAGAACTGGATCCCGAAAAGTTTTATAGGATAAGCCGCAAGTGCATCATTAATATTTCAGCTATAAAAGATATAGTTTCCTATACCAATTCAAGACTGGAAATAAAACTCGAGCATTTTTCTGAATTTCAGCTCATAGTGAGCCGGGAACGCGTTAAAGACTTCAAGGCCTGGTTAAGCAAATAA
- a CDS encoding 3-keto-disaccharide hydrolase has translation MMKRNFIILSCSLLALMACKNENKDSAETTVEETKEVVKAEESAQEEWKVLFDGENLDNWKAYNKDSISSQWQVKDGAIVFTPAEGKREKSENLITKEEFGDFELSLQWKISEGGNSGIMWAVQEEEKYSEPYLTGPEIQVLDNQKHPDAKNGPVRQAGALYDMIPASKDVTKPAGEWNDVLIRIDHKANKGSVTLNGTKIGEFPLHGEEWDKMVSKSKFSGWEGFGKSRTGHIALQDHDDQVWYRNIKIKTL, from the coding sequence ATGATGAAAAGAAATTTTATAATACTAAGCTGTTCTTTGCTTGCATTAATGGCATGTAAAAATGAAAATAAAGATTCAGCCGAAACCACGGTAGAAGAAACCAAGGAAGTTGTAAAAGCGGAGGAATCTGCACAGGAAGAATGGAAAGTTCTTTTTGATGGGGAAAACCTGGATAATTGGAAAGCCTATAATAAGGATAGTATTTCCAGCCAGTGGCAGGTAAAAGACGGAGCTATAGTGTTTACTCCTGCTGAAGGAAAAAGAGAAAAGTCTGAAAACCTGATCACCAAAGAAGAATTTGGAGATTTTGAGCTTTCATTGCAATGGAAGATCTCTGAAGGTGGAAACAGTGGTATCATGTGGGCCGTTCAGGAAGAGGAGAAATACAGCGAACCTTACTTAACAGGACCTGAGATTCAGGTATTGGACAATCAAAAACACCCTGATGCCAAAAATGGTCCTGTGAGACAAGCCGGGGCTTTATATGATATGATCCCTGCCAGCAAGGATGTAACTAAGCCTGCAGGAGAATGGAATGATGTATTGATAAGAATAGACCATAAAGCCAATAAAGGATCTGTAACCTTGAACGGAACCAAGATTGGAGAATTTCCTCTTCACGGAGAAGAATGGGATAAAATGGTTAGCAAATCAAAATTTAGTGGCTGGGAAGGCTTTGGAAAAAGCAGAACCGGACATATTGCCTTACAGGATCATGATGACCAGGTTTGGTACAGAAATATCAAGATCAAAACATTGTAA
- a CDS encoding Gfo/Idh/MocA family protein, producing the protein MSKIKLGILGGGEDSLIGILHRVAANMFDQYEIVGGVFDAQHKKSLNFGEKLGLDTSRVYKDLDDLIEKESKLPDAEKIQVVSVLTPNFLHFPMAKQLLENGFNVICEKPLTTTYEEAKTLQKIQEKVKSIFAVTYTYTGYPMVRQMKSMIAEGAIGKIQKVDVQYYQGWINPLIHDKEKRAVTWRLDPEKSGISCCIGDIGTHAFNMAEYVTGMDIQKILADLNYLYEDNPMDIDGTVLLRFSDNLKGVLRASQIATGEENNFTVKIYGDKGALKWEQENPNYLYLLKEDQPLQVLKPGHSYNSDFSLEGTKLPPGHPEGIFDSMGNIYMGIANAINKADKFDGAYPKLYDGLRGMNFIEKTVASHKEGNVWVNMQD; encoded by the coding sequence ATGAGTAAGATTAAGCTGGGAATTCTTGGCGGTGGTGAAGATTCGCTTATTGGCATTCTTCACAGAGTAGCCGCTAATATGTTTGACCAATATGAAATTGTAGGAGGTGTTTTTGATGCTCAACACAAAAAAAGTCTGAATTTTGGCGAAAAATTAGGCCTTGATACCTCGAGGGTATATAAAGATCTTGATGATCTTATAGAAAAGGAATCTAAATTACCCGATGCTGAAAAGATTCAGGTAGTTTCAGTACTAACTCCGAATTTTCTACACTTCCCAATGGCAAAGCAACTGCTGGAAAACGGATTTAATGTGATCTGTGAAAAGCCTTTGACCACTACATATGAGGAAGCCAAAACCCTGCAGAAAATTCAGGAAAAGGTAAAGAGCATTTTCGCGGTTACATATACTTATACCGGATACCCTATGGTTCGCCAGATGAAATCTATGATCGCAGAAGGCGCCATTGGAAAGATCCAGAAGGTAGACGTACAATATTACCAGGGATGGATCAATCCACTTATACATGATAAGGAAAAAAGAGCGGTGACCTGGAGATTAGATCCTGAAAAATCAGGAATAAGTTGCTGTATTGGCGATATTGGGACACATGCATTTAACATGGCCGAATATGTTACCGGGATGGACATACAAAAGATCCTTGCAGATCTTAACTACTTGTACGAAGACAATCCAATGGATATAGATGGTACGGTCCTGCTACGCTTTTCAGATAATCTAAAAGGTGTTTTAAGAGCAAGCCAGATCGCTACAGGTGAAGAGAACAATTTCACTGTAAAGATCTATGGTGATAAAGGAGCTCTGAAATGGGAACAGGAGAATCCTAATTATCTATATCTTTTAAAAGAGGATCAGCCATTACAGGTATTAAAGCCCGGACACTCATATAACAGTGACTTCTCATTAGAAGGAACAAAATTACCACCGGGACATCCTGAGGGAATTTTTGATTCTATGGGTAATATCTATATGGGAATCGCAAATGCGATCAATAAGGCAGATAAATTTGACGGGGCTTACCCAAAATTATATGACGGATTGCGTGGAATGAATTTTATTGAAAAAACGGTGGCTTCCCATAAGGAAGGAAACGTTTGGGTAAATATGCAAGACTAA
- a CDS encoding 2TM domain-containing protein has protein sequence MRPISNNEISYNAAKKRFKEIKGFYIHFLVYIFISTAIFILSTRDEGFFEGLGDISNYSTFFFWGIGIVAHWAAVFGSGFLFGKNWEERKIKEIMEKDKKQLWK, from the coding sequence ATGAGACCAATAAGCAATAATGAAATAAGCTACAATGCTGCAAAAAAGAGATTTAAAGAGATCAAAGGCTTCTATATCCATTTTCTTGTATATATATTTATAAGTACCGCTATTTTTATTCTATCTACAAGAGACGAGGGATTTTTTGAAGGACTGGGAGATATCTCTAACTACAGTACATTCTTCTTTTGGGGGATAGGAATTGTAGCGCATTGGGCAGCCGTTTTTGGCTCGGGTTTTCTTTTCGGAAAGAATTGGGAAGAAAGAAAGATCAAGGAGATTATGGAAAAGGATAAGAAACAGCTTTGGAAATAA
- a CDS encoding superoxide dismutase family protein gives MKRISLSLILCASLFVIGCKNDKKEKEVEEKSETEMTSETKMEKEEKEVKKVKVQLNAVSDSKLSGNVVFTEENGEVTMTAMISGLEEGKHAIHIHEKGDCSAADGSSAGGHWNPTDAKHGKWGSADGYHKGDIGNFEVDANGNGTVNLTTSEWCIGCDDAKKNLVGKAVIVHNGVDDYTSQPSGAAGTRVGCGVIKK, from the coding sequence ATGAAACGTATCAGTTTATCATTAATTCTTTGTGCATCTTTATTTGTAATTGGATGTAAGAATGACAAAAAAGAAAAAGAGGTTGAAGAAAAGTCTGAAACTGAAATGACTTCCGAAACCAAAATGGAAAAGGAAGAAAAAGAAGTAAAAAAGGTAAAAGTTCAGCTTAACGCTGTTAGCGATTCAAAATTAAGCGGAAATGTGGTTTTTACTGAGGAAAATGGTGAAGTAACCATGACGGCTATGATCTCTGGATTAGAAGAAGGAAAGCATGCGATCCATATCCATGAAAAAGGAGATTGTTCAGCTGCCGATGGTTCTTCAGCTGGAGGACACTGGAATCCAACCGATGCCAAGCATGGGAAATGGGGAAGCGCTGATGGTTACCATAAAGGTGATATAGGAAACTTTGAAGTAGACGCTAACGGTAACGGAACCGTAAACCTTACTACCAGTGAATGGTGTATTGGATGTGACGATGCCAAGAAAAATCTTGTTGGTAAAGCTGTTATCGTACACAATGGTGTAGATGATTATACCTCTCAACCTTCAGGTGCTGCAGGTACCCGTGTAGGCTGTGGAGTGATCAAAAAATAA
- a CDS encoding RNA polymerase sigma factor: MQQDGLILELQNGNQRAFERIYELYSESIYGIIYSIVNDETLAEEILQDVFLKIWDKAPTYNSSKGRFFTWILNIARNASIDQIRSKSYKNKQKNLKADNFVDILESNSNFTAKTDAIGIKKYIDILKPVCKKLIDLLFYKGFTQKETAEELDMPLGTVKTKNRACINKLREMLAE, translated from the coding sequence ATGCAGCAGGACGGACTCATTCTCGAATTACAAAATGGTAATCAGAGAGCTTTTGAAAGGATCTACGAATTATATTCAGAAAGTATTTATGGCATTATCTACAGCATTGTAAACGATGAGACCCTGGCGGAAGAGATCCTGCAGGATGTATTTTTAAAAATTTGGGATAAAGCACCTACTTATAACTCATCAAAAGGAAGATTTTTCACCTGGATCCTTAATATTGCCCGGAATGCTTCTATAGATCAGATCCGTTCGAAATCATATAAGAACAAACAAAAAAACCTTAAGGCAGATAATTTCGTAGATATATTAGAGAGCAATTCGAACTTCACAGCAAAGACAGATGCGATTGGAATTAAAAAGTATATTGATATTTTAAAGCCGGTTTGTAAGAAGTTGATCGATTTGTTATTCTACAAAGGATTTACTCAAAAAGAAACAGCCGAAGAGCTTGATATGCCACTTGGAACGGTGAAGACAAAGAACCGTGCCTGCATCAATAAACTTCGTGAAATGTTAGCAGAATAG
- a CDS encoding sugar phosphate isomerase/epimerase family protein — protein sequence MKTIKGPAVFLAQFMDDNEPFNNLDGLCKWAAGLGYKGIQIPTWETRLIDLKKAAESKTYCDELKGKVASYGLEITELSTHLQGQLVAVHPAYDLMFDNFAPEDYKNNPKKRTEWAIQQLKFAAKASRNLGLDVHGTFSGSLLWHTAHPWPQRPEGLLEMGFEELAKRWTPILNEFDEQGVDVCYEIHPGEDLHDGVTFERFLEATHNHKRVNILYDPSHFVLQQLDYIEYIDHYHEFIKMFHVKDAEFNPTGKKGMFGGYGDWKDRAGRYRHPGDGHVDFKSIFSKLTEYGCDVWAVLEWECCIKSPEQGAREGAPFIKNHIIEATQKRFDDFSGSEIDENKLKRILGL from the coding sequence ATGAAAACGATTAAAGGACCGGCTGTATTTTTAGCTCAGTTCATGGACGATAATGAACCTTTTAATAATCTTGATGGATTATGTAAATGGGCTGCTGGCTTAGGTTATAAAGGAATACAGATCCCTACATGGGAAACACGATTAATAGATCTTAAAAAAGCTGCAGAAAGTAAAACTTATTGCGATGAACTTAAAGGCAAGGTTGCTTCCTATGGTTTAGAGATCACAGAATTAAGTACACATCTACAAGGTCAATTGGTTGCTGTTCATCCGGCATATGATCTTATGTTCGACAATTTTGCGCCCGAGGATTACAAGAATAATCCAAAGAAAAGAACAGAGTGGGCTATACAACAGCTTAAGTTTGCTGCTAAAGCCAGCAGAAATCTCGGACTTGATGTTCACGGGACTTTTAGCGGATCTTTGCTTTGGCATACCGCTCACCCATGGCCCCAAAGACCGGAAGGACTACTGGAAATGGGATTCGAGGAGCTGGCAAAAAGATGGACACCAATTTTGAATGAGTTCGATGAACAGGGTGTTGATGTTTGTTATGAGATACATCCGGGAGAAGACCTGCATGACGGAGTAACTTTCGAGAGGTTCCTTGAAGCAACCCACAATCACAAGCGGGTGAATATACTTTATGATCCAAGTCACTTTGTATTACAGCAACTGGATTATATTGAATATATAGATCATTACCACGAATTCATTAAAATGTTCCATGTAAAGGATGCCGAATTTAATCCTACAGGTAAAAAAGGAATGTTTGGAGGTTATGGAGACTGGAAAGACAGAGCAGGAAGATATCGCCACCCCGGAGATGGTCATGTAGATTTTAAATCTATATTTTCAAAATTAACTGAATATGGCTGTGATGTCTGGGCCGTACTGGAATGGGAATGCTGTATCAAGTCGCCCGAGCAAGGTGCTCGTGAAGGAGCTCCTTTCATAAAGAATCATATTATTGAAGCAACTCAAAAACGATTCGATGATTTCTCCGGATCTGAAATAGATGAAAATAAACTGAAACGAATATTAGGACTATAA
- a CDS encoding anti-sigma factor, protein MNIQEYISSGILELYVYGALTEQESEEVTKTLKQHPEIQKEVEEIEAALLQLSSASAPYNPESVLARIKQKLSDKGVRRLEPKSRTNWVPYIGWAASLLLLVGLFFLMDDNNDLREQLSSERIKVTQMEQQIADARENAEKAQELLAVLRDKNVSRIQLQGQQVAPEAYASVFWNKEEKKAFIDAKNLPEPPRGMVYQVWSLKLDPLTPTSIGLLEDFEQDDNKIFTLENANESQAFGITLEPAGGSKTPTMEQLYVLGVVGATT, encoded by the coding sequence ATGAATATACAAGAATACATATCATCTGGAATACTGGAGCTTTATGTTTATGGCGCCCTTACAGAACAGGAAAGTGAAGAGGTTACCAAAACTCTTAAACAGCATCCCGAAATTCAGAAAGAAGTTGAAGAGATTGAAGCTGCATTATTACAGCTTTCCAGTGCTTCTGCCCCATATAATCCCGAATCGGTTCTGGCCAGGATTAAACAAAAATTATCTGATAAAGGGGTGAGACGTCTTGAGCCTAAATCCAGAACCAACTGGGTACCTTATATAGGTTGGGCAGCCTCACTGTTGTTATTAGTAGGTCTTTTCTTTTTGATGGATGATAATAATGATCTGCGAGAACAGTTAAGTTCAGAAAGGATCAAGGTTACTCAAATGGAACAGCAGATAGCCGATGCGAGAGAGAATGCGGAAAAGGCCCAGGAACTTCTAGCGGTCTTAAGGGATAAGAATGTTTCAAGAATACAACTGCAGGGGCAGCAGGTAGCGCCTGAGGCTTATGCCTCGGTCTTCTGGAACAAAGAAGAGAAGAAAGCGTTTATAGATGCTAAAAACCTTCCAGAACCCCCAAGAGGAATGGTATACCAGGTTTGGTCCTTAAAACTGGACCCACTTACACCTACCAGCATAGGGCTACTGGAAGACTTTGAGCAGGATGACAATAAGATCTTCACTCTGGAAAATGCGAATGAATCGCAGGCCTTTGGAATCACGCTTGAACCTGCAGGAGGAAGCAAAACACCTACGATGGAACAATTATATGTATTGGGTGTAGTTGGCGCTACAACCTAA
- a CDS encoding bifunctional alpha/beta hydrolase/OsmC family protein, which yields MQRIKVNFKNSDSEQLQGVLELPSNQEPHNFILFAHCFTCNKNFHAPTNISASLASKGYGVLRFDFTGLGDSEGEFENTNFSGNVEDLIAAAKFLEQEYSSPTIIVGHSLGGAAAMFAAKKISSMKCIATINAPSNLEHLEKHFENNLEKIEKQGFAKVNIGGRSFRIKKQFVDDLRQNNEIKTVGELRKAFLILHSPNDKIVNIKHAEELYKAARHPKSFVSLDTADHMLSQEKDSNYAGNVIAAWATSYIDQPEQAELETDHEVMANLGDEGYTTQIITGKHHFLADEPESVGGKNLGPNPYELVSSGLAACTSMTIQMYARRKNWHIENVETHVSYSKKHAEDCENCEDNSAKIDTFEREIILKSELDDKQIQRIREIADKCPVHKTLSSKSQIITNLKT from the coding sequence ATGCAAAGGATAAAAGTAAATTTTAAAAATTCAGATTCTGAGCAACTTCAGGGTGTTTTAGAATTACCATCCAACCAAGAACCTCATAATTTTATATTGTTTGCACATTGTTTTACCTGCAACAAGAATTTCCATGCTCCTACTAATATCAGCGCAAGCCTTGCTTCCAAGGGTTACGGAGTCTTAAGATTTGATTTTACAGGCTTAGGGGATAGCGAAGGGGAATTTGAAAATACCAATTTCTCAGGAAATGTGGAAGACCTTATAGCCGCTGCGAAATTCCTTGAACAGGAATACTCATCCCCTACTATTATTGTTGGCCATTCTCTTGGCGGTGCGGCAGCTATGTTCGCAGCTAAAAAAATATCTTCAATGAAATGTATAGCCACCATAAACGCTCCTTCCAACCTAGAACATTTAGAAAAGCATTTTGAAAATAATCTTGAAAAGATAGAAAAACAGGGCTTTGCTAAGGTGAATATTGGAGGACGCAGTTTTCGAATAAAGAAACAATTTGTAGATGACCTCAGGCAAAACAATGAAATAAAAACAGTAGGTGAATTAAGAAAGGCCTTTTTAATCCTGCATTCTCCAAATGATAAGATCGTTAATATCAAACATGCCGAAGAACTGTATAAAGCGGCTAGACATCCCAAGAGTTTTGTTTCACTGGATACTGCAGACCATATGTTAAGCCAGGAAAAGGATTCTAATTATGCTGGAAACGTGATCGCTGCCTGGGCAACTTCGTATATAGATCAACCCGAACAAGCCGAATTGGAAACAGATCATGAGGTTATGGCTAATCTTGGGGATGAAGGTTATACCACTCAAATCATAACAGGAAAACATCACTTCCTTGCCGATGAACCTGAAAGTGTTGGAGGTAAAAACCTGGGGCCTAACCCATACGAGCTTGTTTCCAGCGGACTTGCGGCATGTACCTCTATGACCATTCAAATGTATGCACGGCGCAAAAACTGGCATATTGAAAATGTAGAAACCCATGTTAGCTATTCCAAAAAACACGCTGAAGATTGCGAAAATTGCGAAGATAATTCTGCCAAAATAGATACGTTTGAAAGAGAGATCATTTTAAAAAGTGAGTTGGATGATAAACAGATTCAGCGAATACGGGAGATCGCAGATAAGTGTCCTGTTCATAAAACTCTCTCAAGTAAGAGTCAGATTATCACGAATCTAAAAACATAA
- a CDS encoding sugar phosphate isomerase/epimerase family protein, with protein sequence MILSFVILGASLTSCKNNSEEKNTEPVEKNVEKSQDSLFFKLSLAQWSLHKPIFDGELDPMDFAERANELGFEGLEYVTDFYAERIKSAKDPKEEMQLVLDSLKAKSEEFNMKNLLLMIDGEGDLATNDTVARNKAVEDHKKWVDAANYLGCHSIRVNLFGSDVPDEWVSNSVDALSKLSKYAKQKNINVLVENHGYLSSNADLLVKVMQKVNMENCGTLPDFGNFCLKREGGERWDAKCVEEYPRYEGIKKMMPYAKAVSAKSYSFNDKGQEEIMNYTKILKIVKDAGYTGFIGVEFEGTDITPEKGIKATRDLLIQAGQTL encoded by the coding sequence TTGATACTCAGCTTCGTAATTCTGGGAGCCAGCTTAACTTCCTGTAAGAATAATTCAGAAGAAAAAAATACAGAGCCTGTTGAAAAAAATGTTGAAAAGTCGCAAGACTCTCTCTTTTTCAAATTATCGCTTGCCCAATGGTCACTTCACAAACCAATTTTCGATGGCGAATTAGATCCTATGGATTTTGCTGAAAGAGCCAATGAACTTGGATTTGAAGGTCTGGAATACGTTACAGACTTTTATGCTGAAAGGATCAAGTCTGCAAAGGATCCTAAAGAAGAAATGCAATTAGTTTTGGATAGTCTAAAAGCAAAAAGCGAGGAATTCAATATGAAAAATTTGCTTTTAATGATAGATGGTGAGGGAGACCTTGCTACCAACGATACTGTGGCTCGTAATAAGGCCGTAGAAGATCACAAAAAGTGGGTTGACGCAGCCAATTACCTGGGGTGCCATTCTATTAGAGTGAATCTCTTTGGTTCTGATGTACCCGACGAATGGGTTAGCAATTCAGTTGATGCATTGAGTAAACTTTCAAAATATGCAAAACAGAAAAACATCAATGTACTTGTTGAGAATCACGGCTATCTTTCTTCCAATGCAGATCTTCTGGTAAAAGTTATGCAAAAGGTAAATATGGAAAATTGTGGCACCCTGCCTGATTTTGGTAATTTCTGCCTGAAAAGAGAAGGCGGAGAACGCTGGGATGCAAAATGTGTGGAAGAGTATCCAAGATATGAAGGAATCAAAAAAATGATGCCATACGCTAAGGCGGTAAGTGCTAAATCCTACTCTTTTAATGATAAGGGTCAGGAAGAGATCATGAATTACACGAAAATATTGAAGATTGTTAAAGATGCTGGATACACAGGCTTTATAGGTGTGGAATTCGAAGGGACAGATATTACTCCTGAGAAGGGTATCAAGGCTACAAGAGATCTTCTTATCCAGGCCGGACAAACATTATAA
- a CDS encoding MFS transporter — MTKLVRIQLSLMMFLEFFIWGGWFVTLGTFLDINLNASGGQIATAFSTQSWGAIIAPFIIGLIADRFFNAEKILGFLHIIGAILMYLMYISTDFAEFYPLVLGYMIAYMPTLALVNSVSFNQMKDPAKEFSFIRVFGTIGWITAGLIISWVFFWDAPEARQDGMLRNTFLMVGIASAFLGLFSFTLPKTPPTADKSKKVSVVETLGLDALGLLKDRNFLMFFIASVLICIPLAFYYQNTNLFLSEIGVENPTGLMTIGQASEVLFMLLLPFFFKRFGFKMTIIAGMLAWTLRYLLFAYGDTGELMFMLITGIALHGICYDFFFVSGQIYTDFKAGAKYKSSAQGLITLATYGVGMLIGFYVAGLITDANLIGVKEHSWEAIWIFPAAFAFGVMVLFALFFKNEEIDKKNIEI; from the coding sequence ATGACTAAGCTAGTTAGAATTCAGCTATCACTTATGATGTTCCTCGAGTTCTTCATATGGGGCGGTTGGTTTGTAACCCTCGGAACTTTTCTTGACATAAATTTAAATGCCTCTGGCGGCCAGATCGCCACGGCCTTCTCCACCCAATCCTGGGGAGCCATCATCGCTCCATTTATTATCGGGCTCATCGCAGACCGGTTTTTTAATGCAGAAAAGATCCTCGGATTCCTGCATATTATTGGAGCCATCTTAATGTACCTGATGTACATAAGTACCGATTTTGCTGAATTTTATCCTTTAGTACTAGGGTATATGATAGCCTATATGCCAACGCTAGCTTTGGTAAACTCTGTTAGTTTTAACCAGATGAAAGATCCGGCAAAGGAGTTCTCATTTATCAGGGTGTTTGGTACCATTGGTTGGATCACTGCCGGTTTAATTATTAGCTGGGTATTCTTCTGGGATGCTCCCGAAGCACGCCAGGATGGTATGCTTAGAAACACATTCTTAATGGTTGGGATCGCATCGGCTTTCCTTGGTTTATTTAGCTTTACCCTTCCTAAGACCCCTCCTACTGCCGATAAATCTAAAAAAGTTAGTGTTGTGGAAACCCTTGGACTGGATGCATTAGGACTGCTTAAGGACCGGAATTTCCTTATGTTCTTCATCGCATCTGTACTTATTTGTATCCCGTTGGCGTTTTACTATCAGAACACTAATTTATTCCTTTCGGAAATTGGGGTTGAAAATCCAACCGGGCTTATGACCATTGGTCAGGCTTCAGAAGTGCTATTCATGCTGCTTTTGCCGTTCTTTTTCAAAAGATTCGGTTTTAAAATGACGATCATCGCAGGAATGTTAGCCTGGACCTTAAGATATCTTCTTTTCGCTTACGGAGATACCGGTGAACTGATGTTCATGCTAATAACCGGAATCGCATTACACGGAATATGTTATGATTTCTTTTTTGTATCTGGACAAATTTATACCGATTTTAAAGCAGGTGCAAAATATAAGAGTTCGGCTCAGGGATTAATCACACTTGCCACTTACGGTGTGGGAATGTTAATTGGATTCTATGTAGCAGGATTGATCACCGATGCTAATCTTATAGGAGTAAAAGAACATTCCTGGGAGGCGATTTGGATCTTCCCTGCGGCCTTCGCATTTGGAGTAATGGTATTATTTGCCTTATTTTTCAAGAATGAAGAGATAGATAAAAAGAATATTGAAATATAA